A section of the Methanosarcina mazei S-6 genome encodes:
- a CDS encoding endonuclease III domain-containing protein — protein MKNLLRKKVQNPTSEKNGAGPVILKIYNFLFDSYGPQGWWPLTELHGSIGTNPTKTGSVQGYHPGDYTYPQSDNQKFEIVCGALLTQNTSWLQVERALINLKLMDSLSPEKILTLEHENLKKAIKPSGYYNQKALRLKILAEWFLRLEGRNPERNELLSLKGVGPETADSILIYAFKQPSFVVDAYTRRIVSNLGLADEKAKYSEIKALFEENLPEDLVIYQEYHALLVEHAKRYYQKKIFYSRCPLLNIT, from the coding sequence ATGAAAAATTTGCTTAGAAAAAAAGTTCAGAACCCCACTTCTGAAAAAAACGGCGCCGGCCCTGTTATCCTGAAGATCTACAACTTTCTATTTGATTCATACGGTCCTCAGGGCTGGTGGCCTTTAACAGAACTCCACGGCAGCATTGGAACAAATCCCACAAAAACAGGTTCTGTGCAGGGATATCATCCGGGAGATTATACCTATCCGCAATCAGACAACCAGAAGTTTGAAATTGTATGTGGAGCCCTGCTCACCCAGAATACCAGCTGGCTTCAGGTCGAAAGAGCCCTGATAAATCTGAAACTTATGGACTCACTTTCCCCGGAAAAAATCCTCACTCTTGAACATGAAAACTTAAAAAAAGCCATAAAACCTTCAGGTTATTATAACCAGAAAGCCTTACGCCTGAAAATCCTTGCAGAATGGTTTCTGAGACTTGAAGGCAGAAATCCTGAGAGGAATGAACTGCTTTCATTAAAAGGCGTGGGACCCGAGACCGCGGATTCGATACTTATCTACGCTTTTAAACAACCTTCGTTTGTAGTTGACGCGTATACCAGGAGAATAGTGAGTAACCTTGGCCTGGCTGACGAGAAAGCAAAATATTCAGAAATCAAGGCATTGTTTGAGGAGAATCTGCCGGAAGACCTGGTCATATATCAGGAATATCATGCCCTTCTCGTAGAACATGCAAAGAGATACTATCAAAAGAAGATTTTTTATTCCAGATGCCCTCTCCTGAATATTACCTGA
- a CDS encoding histidine kinase dimerization/phosphoacceptor domain -containing protein, with protein MEQLAYQNPNPVLRAGADGKIIYSNNASEALLKKWDTGMGEKLPPSIENLVKKIVKGTSHEKIEVRAGKKVYLVTFYPVPGEDYANIYGFEITGQKKLEQKLRIKEKQYDALYTLGRIALKCESLQAFLDESVKLIAKTLDLEFCKILELKPDGNFLVIAGTGWKPGYVGFAFVKGGKWSQAGYTIFSKVPVIVKNFAEENRFEAPEILREHNIASGMSVIIGDVEKPFGILGAHSAKKRKFTADETFFLNSVAFIIAEVIERRYAEEELHQYKEKLEEIVKERTIELTRANEQLSMEISRRKKVEKDLENNVYFLKTLLDAIPSPVFYRNLEGIYQGCNDKFSRKILNLPKTEIIGHSMQEFREQFSEETLRETEYNDKILLKEGKSLPNELKIKCAIDGELRDFLVYKATYSNLAGEVIGIVGVMLDITERKKAEKALLKTEEIRKKEIHHRIKNNLQVISSLLSLQAENFSDKKVKESFHDSQNRVISMSLIHEELYRTGETGDVESFDFKAYIQKLANELFRSYVVGNKDLHLKLDMENVFLGMDTGIPLGIIINELVSNSLKHAFPGERGGEVNIRLHRLHNGENRSCKDQDTCAISEFLLIVSDNGTGLPENIDFRNTSSLGLQLVNILVDQIGGSIELKKGEGTEFRIKFREEVCPEKKQK; from the coding sequence ATGGAACAGCTGGCATATCAGAACCCAAATCCTGTGCTCAGGGCAGGAGCTGATGGAAAAATTATTTATTCAAATAACGCAAGCGAAGCCCTGTTAAAAAAATGGGATACTGGAATGGGAGAAAAACTGCCTCCTTCGATAGAGAATCTCGTTAAAAAAATTGTCAAGGGCACTTCTCATGAAAAAATAGAAGTTAGAGCCGGAAAAAAAGTCTATCTTGTAACCTTTTATCCTGTGCCTGGAGAGGACTATGCAAACATCTACGGATTTGAGATAACCGGACAGAAGAAGCTGGAACAAAAACTGCGTATCAAGGAAAAGCAGTATGATGCTCTCTATACTCTGGGAAGGATTGCCCTTAAATGTGAAAGTCTGCAGGCGTTTCTGGATGAAAGCGTGAAACTGATTGCAAAGACTCTGGACCTTGAATTCTGCAAAATCCTTGAACTCAAGCCGGATGGAAATTTCCTGGTTATAGCGGGCACAGGATGGAAACCCGGGTATGTAGGCTTTGCTTTTGTGAAAGGGGGCAAATGGTCGCAGGCAGGGTACACTATTTTTTCAAAAGTGCCCGTTATCGTAAAAAATTTTGCAGAAGAAAACCGTTTTGAAGCCCCGGAAATTCTGCGAGAGCATAATATTGCAAGTGGAATGAGCGTTATTATAGGAGATGTGGAGAAACCCTTTGGTATACTGGGAGCCCATTCCGCAAAAAAAAGAAAGTTTACTGCAGATGAAACTTTCTTTTTAAATTCTGTTGCATTCATAATTGCAGAGGTAATCGAACGCAGGTATGCGGAAGAAGAGTTGCATCAGTATAAAGAAAAATTGGAAGAAATCGTAAAAGAGAGGACCATAGAACTTACCAGAGCGAATGAGCAGTTATCTATGGAAATCTCCAGGCGTAAGAAAGTAGAAAAAGACCTTGAAAACAACGTTTATTTCCTTAAGACACTCCTTGACGCGATACCCTCTCCTGTGTTTTACAGGAACCTTGAAGGCATCTATCAGGGCTGCAATGATAAATTTTCCAGGAAAATTCTCAACCTCCCCAAAACAGAGATAATAGGGCATTCAATGCAGGAATTCAGGGAACAATTCTCTGAAGAAACTCTGCGTGAAACAGAATACAATGATAAAATACTGCTGAAAGAAGGAAAAAGCCTGCCTAATGAATTGAAAATAAAATGTGCAATAGACGGAGAATTAAGAGATTTCCTTGTCTATAAAGCCACATACAGCAACCTAGCAGGCGAAGTGATAGGGATCGTAGGCGTAATGCTTGATATCACAGAACGAAAAAAAGCAGAAAAAGCTCTTTTGAAAACCGAGGAGATAAGAAAAAAAGAAATCCATCACAGGATCAAAAATAATCTTCAGGTTATCTCGTCCCTTCTCAGCCTCCAGGCAGAAAATTTCAGTGATAAAAAAGTAAAAGAATCTTTCCACGACAGCCAGAACCGCGTAATATCAATGTCCCTTATCCACGAAGAACTTTACAGAACAGGAGAAACCGGAGATGTAGAAAGTTTTGATTTTAAGGCATACATCCAGAAACTTGCAAATGAGCTTTTCCGTTCGTACGTGGTGGGAAACAAAGACCTTCACTTAAAGCTGGACATGGAAAATGTGTTTCTCGGAATGGATACCGGAATCCCCCTGGGGATTATTATTAACGAACTTGTATCCAACTCTTTAAAGCATGCTTTTCCCGGTGAAAGAGGCGGAGAAGTTAATATCAGGCTTCACAGGCTGCATAACGGTGAAAACAGGAGCTGCAAAGACCAGGACACCTGCGCTATCTCCGAGTTCCTGCTGATCGTCTCGGATAACGGAACAGGCCTTCCCGAAAATATCGATTTCAGGAACACCTCTTCTCTCGGGCTTCAACTCGTAAATATCCTGGTAGACCAGATTGGAGGCAGTATAGAACTTAAAAAAGGAGAAGGGACTGAGTTCAGGATAAAATTTAGAGAAGAAGTATGTCCAGAGAAAAAACAAAAATAA
- a CDS encoding M23 family metallopeptidase — protein sequence MKQWPLNPKLTEETASEEIILEKTVSGRIPQKGETGSFWEDRGDRYHCGVDLYAPVNTEVVSVEGGIVAETGLMTSPEILPYWNPTYYVIIEHDKGLFCKYGELAGFTVKKGDEIEPGSLIGRVGMVLNSARIDNSCPLYIQKLKNRNPSMLHFEVWENEPITVHRKYLGGNWFAEEMPENLRNPSGYLKAKRIFYTEITG from the coding sequence ATGAAACAATGGCCTCTAAATCCAAAGCTTACAGAAGAAACGGCTTCGGAAGAAATAATTCTGGAAAAAACTGTTTCCGGAAGAATCCCGCAAAAAGGAGAAACCGGATCTTTCTGGGAAGACAGGGGAGACAGATACCACTGCGGAGTTGACCTTTATGCCCCCGTGAATACAGAGGTGGTTTCGGTTGAAGGCGGAATTGTCGCAGAAACCGGTCTGATGACCTCGCCTGAGATCCTGCCTTACTGGAACCCTACATATTATGTTATAATTGAACACGACAAGGGGCTTTTCTGCAAATACGGTGAGCTTGCAGGCTTTACCGTGAAAAAAGGAGACGAAATCGAGCCCGGGAGTTTGATAGGGCGTGTGGGAATGGTGCTGAACTCCGCAAGAATAGATAATTCCTGCCCGCTTTATATCCAGAAGCTGAAGAATAGAAACCCGAGTATGCTCCATTTTGAAGTATGGGAAAATGAGCCCATTACTGTTCACAGGAAGTATCTCGGAGGCAACTGGTTTGCAGAAGAAATGCCAGAAAATTTAAGGAATCCTTCGGGATATTTAAAGGCAAAAAGGATATTTTACACAGAAATAACTGGCTAA
- a CDS encoding DUF72 domain-containing protein, producing MDAFVGTSGWYYEWNKKKNLDWFVENSGLNSVELNASFYRFPFPGNVKSWGEKGKGLRWSVKVHRSITHWRQFGESALEIWENFRELFKPMDHLIDFYLFQAPPRFEEIERALKFAEKTGLGERFALEIRNKELLGNDELCGRFLNRVTLVSVDSPDYINRIFPGKTVYMRMHGRENWYSYNYSQEEIKETIEKITELEREKVYIYFNNNHKMLENARKALKAFSGL from the coding sequence ATGGACGCTTTTGTAGGCACAAGCGGCTGGTATTATGAGTGGAATAAAAAGAAAAACCTTGACTGGTTCGTGGAGAATTCAGGTCTTAATTCTGTAGAGCTCAATGCAAGTTTTTACAGGTTTCCTTTTCCAGGCAACGTAAAAAGCTGGGGCGAAAAAGGCAAGGGGCTCAGGTGGAGCGTAAAAGTGCACAGGTCCATAACCCACTGGCGCCAGTTCGGTGAGAGTGCGCTTGAAATATGGGAAAACTTTAGAGAACTGTTCAAACCTATGGACCACTTAATTGATTTCTATCTTTTCCAGGCGCCTCCCAGGTTCGAGGAGATTGAAAGAGCCCTCAAATTTGCAGAAAAAACTGGGCTTGGCGAAAGGTTTGCCCTGGAAATAAGGAATAAGGAGCTTCTCGGGAATGATGAGCTCTGCGGAAGGTTTCTGAACAGGGTTACCCTTGTATCCGTGGACTCTCCCGATTACATTAACCGCATATTTCCCGGAAAAACAGTTTATATGAGGATGCACGGTAGAGAAAACTGGTACAGCTATAACTATTCTCAGGAAGAAATAAAAGAAACTATAGAAAAAATAACAGAATTGGAACGTGAAAAAGTCTATATTTATTTCAATAATAACCATAAAATGCTTGAAAACGCAAGGAAAGCATTAAAAGCCTTTTCTGGTTTGTAA
- a CDS encoding response regulator encodes MTLGIVSEKGVRVSVSDTGIGISKDEIKQLFKPFKQIDSTLSRKYEGTGLGLVLSKKFVEMHGGRIWVESEPGKGSTFTFEVPVKTLKSGEIFRAHETAETAHETAETCETNAIEAPVITGKAVESGKPVEPIVLNELTESGAEIPVKMPKMEDISVDFKSCGSDVSAPLVMVVEDDRLSRELLVFTLKEAGYRVVQAATGEEALSLAQKLKPFVITLDLMLPEMNGWDVLENLKKDSVTSGIPVLVLSITEKNDCKMLWGAFDHLVKPVDKSVLLSSLDRLKTNLKKDSPKILIADDQESMLELMSSMIEFEGYVISLAQGGKEAIDKASTEIPDAIILDLNMPDVSGFEVIKALKKNPQTVDIPVIVCTSKDLSMQEMKMLNSSISFVMQKEDLNKRKLLELIRSLEPVNCGTFASPAYQEVFQSDSFRTEG; translated from the coding sequence ATGACACTAGGGATAGTATCTGAAAAAGGGGTCAGGGTTTCAGTATCCGATACCGGCATAGGAATTTCTAAAGATGAAATCAAACAGCTCTTCAAGCCCTTCAAGCAGATTGATTCCACACTTAGTCGAAAATACGAAGGGACAGGGCTCGGTCTCGTGCTTTCAAAGAAATTTGTAGAGATGCACGGAGGAAGGATATGGGTTGAAAGTGAGCCCGGAAAAGGCTCAACCTTCACTTTTGAGGTCCCTGTTAAGACCCTGAAATCCGGGGAAATATTCCGGGCACATGAAACAGCTGAAACGGCACATGAAACAGCCGAAACATGTGAAACGAATGCCATTGAAGCTCCTGTTATAACAGGGAAAGCAGTTGAATCCGGGAAACCGGTTGAACCCATAGTTCTAAATGAACTGACCGAATCCGGAGCAGAAATTCCGGTCAAAATGCCGAAAATGGAAGATATCTCTGTTGATTTCAAATCCTGTGGTTCTGATGTCTCTGCTCCTCTTGTTATGGTTGTTGAAGATGACAGGCTGTCCAGGGAGCTTCTGGTTTTCACATTAAAAGAAGCAGGATACAGAGTAGTCCAGGCTGCAACCGGAGAAGAAGCTCTCTCCCTTGCCCAGAAACTAAAGCCTTTTGTGATCACTCTGGACCTTATGCTTCCGGAAATGAACGGATGGGATGTTCTTGAAAACCTGAAAAAAGACAGCGTGACTTCCGGGATTCCGGTGCTTGTCCTTTCAATAACCGAAAAAAACGACTGCAAGATGCTCTGGGGAGCATTTGACCATCTTGTAAAACCGGTTGACAAATCAGTCCTGCTTTCAAGCCTTGACCGTTTGAAAACGAATTTAAAAAAGGACTCCCCAAAAATCCTGATCGCGGATGACCAGGAATCCATGCTGGAACTTATGTCTTCCATGATTGAATTCGAGGGTTACGTTATCAGCCTGGCACAGGGAGGAAAAGAAGCAATTGATAAAGCATCCACAGAAATTCCCGATGCTATAATTCTTGACCTTAACATGCCGGATGTTTCCGGATTTGAAGTAATAAAAGCCCTCAAGAAAAACCCTCAAACCGTGGACATCCCTGTAATTGTATGCACTTCTAAAGACCTGAGTATGCAGGAAATGAAAATGTTAAACAGCAGCATTTCATTTGTTATGCAAAAAGAGGACTTGAATAAACGAAAGCTTCTTGAGCTGATAAGGAGTCTCGAGCCAGTGAACTGCGGAACATTTGCTTCTCCGGCATATCAGGAAGTTTTCCAATCAGATTCATTCAGGACTGAAGGGTGA
- a CDS encoding PAS domain S-box protein encodes MENILKPPFTKKSNELIIILVLGFIFTVAASSYNLFESIVIFIESCDSEGLGLMLVLSVYVSFGMGIFSLRRWTELENTLVLYREAECDLEEKDRMYRTLFEQSSDAVIISDGKKVLDINKKGCEIFGFGQKRPFNVSLMSFIQAEYLPELQQAFKETFRQGSSNFEMRYQKPEGEIVDIKVNLSLIDRKDNIVQLVAQDITFSKNMERSEQENRERLKAILDNTLCGILLIESSSRKIINANPIALKTAGYSEKELIGMTCYRLIGQHGEENCAALSLDQAGDLSESILLTATGKTLPILRSVVPVSIGGTGYFVESFIDLSDRKQAEEELLQAKIAAESANRSMSEFLATMSHELRTPLTAIIGFSELMLGGSTGEFDELNKKFLGNISTSGKHLLSLINSILDLSKIEAGKMELQSDYFSLQDIFSNTKNILSPLALKKNISMDFNVEPGFFVYADRTRFKQIMYNLVSNAVKFTQKGGSVEVLVSQPFNY; translated from the coding sequence ATGGAAAATATTTTAAAGCCACCGTTCACAAAAAAATCTAATGAACTGATAATTATTCTGGTTCTGGGATTTATATTCACAGTTGCGGCTTCCAGTTATAACCTTTTTGAATCCATTGTAATATTTATTGAATCCTGCGATAGCGAAGGTCTGGGGCTTATGCTTGTTCTTTCAGTGTATGTCTCCTTCGGAATGGGAATTTTTTCCCTCCGTAGGTGGACGGAACTCGAAAACACCCTTGTACTTTACAGGGAAGCAGAATGTGATCTTGAAGAAAAAGACAGAATGTACAGGACTCTTTTTGAACAGTCCAGCGATGCTGTTATTATTTCGGACGGAAAAAAAGTCCTGGATATTAATAAAAAAGGCTGCGAAATTTTCGGTTTCGGACAGAAACGCCCTTTTAATGTCTCTCTGATGTCTTTTATTCAGGCGGAGTACCTTCCTGAACTTCAGCAGGCATTTAAAGAGACTTTCAGACAGGGTTCATCTAATTTTGAAATGAGATATCAGAAACCAGAAGGGGAAATTGTTGATATTAAGGTCAACCTGTCACTTATTGATCGAAAGGATAATATTGTTCAGTTGGTAGCCCAGGACATCACCTTCAGTAAAAACATGGAAAGATCCGAGCAGGAAAACCGGGAAAGGCTCAAAGCCATTCTTGACAATACCCTGTGTGGTATCCTTCTGATCGAATCTTCTTCCCGAAAAATTATTAATGCTAATCCTATAGCATTGAAAACTGCAGGCTATTCCGAAAAAGAACTCATAGGCATGACCTGTTACCGGTTAATCGGCCAGCACGGGGAAGAGAACTGTGCTGCACTTTCTCTGGACCAGGCCGGAGACCTTTCTGAAAGTATACTTCTTACAGCTACAGGAAAGACTTTACCTATCCTCAGAAGCGTTGTGCCCGTCTCAATAGGGGGAACGGGTTATTTTGTCGAAAGCTTCATAGATCTCTCGGACCGGAAACAGGCTGAGGAAGAACTCCTGCAGGCAAAAATTGCAGCTGAAAGCGCAAACCGTTCAATGAGCGAATTCCTTGCGACCATGAGTCATGAACTGCGAACCCCCCTTACTGCTATAATCGGTTTTTCTGAGCTCATGCTCGGAGGGTCAACAGGAGAGTTTGACGAACTCAATAAAAAGTTTCTCGGAAATATCTCCACCAGTGGAAAACATCTCCTTTCGCTAATAAACAGTATTCTGGATCTTTCCAAGATAGAAGCCGGTAAAATGGAACTTCAGTCTGATTATTTCTCCCTTCAGGATATTTTTTCCAATACTAAAAATATCCTCTCCCCTCTCGCTCTTAAGAAAAACATCTCAATGGACTTTAATGTGGAGCCGGGTTTCTTTGTTTATGCGGACAGGACACGCTTCAAGCAGATCATGTATAACCTGGTAAGCAATGCAGTAAAGTTTACCCAGAAAGGCGGCTCTGTCGAAGTCCTAGTGTCTCAACCATTTAATTATTAG
- a CDS encoding response regulator, with product MKNILVVEDSAIIMELIRFLLTTFGYESKEARDGFEALKIVKENRFDLILLDIQLPGLDGLEVLKEIKNLPEVCRTPVIALTAHAMQGDEDRFLKAGCNGYISKPIEIERLKSMLDSCIGGHPVL from the coding sequence ATGAAAAATATACTCGTGGTTGAGGACAGCGCTATAATTATGGAACTCATCAGATTCCTTCTTACTACTTTTGGGTATGAGAGTAAGGAAGCCAGGGATGGATTTGAAGCTCTCAAAATTGTTAAAGAAAACAGGTTCGACCTTATACTTCTTGACATACAGCTTCCGGGACTTGACGGGCTTGAAGTCCTTAAAGAAATCAAAAACCTCCCGGAAGTCTGCAGGACTCCTGTAATTGCTCTTACAGCTCATGCCATGCAGGGTGACGAGGACAGGTTCTTAAAAGCAGGGTGCAACGGCTATATCTCAAAGCCTATTGAGATTGAAAGGCTCAAATCAATGTTAGATTCATGCATTGGCGGGCATCCGGTACTATAA
- a CDS encoding tetratricopeptide repeat protein — protein MQITVNPEKDSEKEEISAKNGIENHRVLFERYEERLKNLDPELLTPEDEIVLQEAFKHAKEFLGSEELIKWFTIAAEPFYRSANWKILLPIYEELLDTAERELGPESSGTAAVLSGLAGIYRYMGKHEDSLKLYLRALSIRKKVLGSDHHETGDTLSELGILCSVMDRLEEALSYYTEALKIQERFLSPENLGAIRTLNRTAFYYKLIEKPEKAEELFFRSLELLGRLAEKEPENGKVLAYTAGTLNNLGVLLSETGKLERAEEIYGQALKLQEKVYGKEHPQIAQTLNNLALLYFQTTRYEKALILYTRSLEIMEKLGKTEHTGFATTLNNLAGVYVQKGRNERALELYTRALEIRERILGLDNPEVAKTLNNLGELYRIMGKHKKALPLYTRALKIYESTLGPSHPDVGTTLNNLAGLHESMGEYETAIDLYEKALDIIEKEYGPEHPYFKITRNNLLGLYEKMERSWRS, from the coding sequence GTGCAAATTACGGTTAATCCAGAGAAAGATTCTGAAAAAGAGGAAATTTCTGCTAAAAACGGTATTGAAAACCACAGGGTTCTGTTTGAAAGGTATGAGGAAAGGTTAAAGAACCTGGACCCGGAACTGCTTACACCTGAGGACGAAATTGTTTTACAGGAAGCATTCAAGCATGCAAAAGAGTTTCTGGGGTCCGAAGAATTAATAAAATGGTTTACAATTGCTGCCGAACCCTTCTACAGGTCAGCAAACTGGAAAATCCTTTTACCCATATATGAAGAACTGCTTGACACCGCAGAAAGAGAACTCGGACCTGAATCTTCAGGAACTGCAGCTGTACTGAGCGGGCTTGCAGGAATCTATCGTTACATGGGAAAACACGAAGACTCCCTGAAGCTGTATTTAAGAGCACTTAGCATCCGTAAAAAAGTCCTTGGTTCTGACCATCACGAGACCGGGGATACTCTCAGCGAACTTGGAATCCTCTGCTCTGTTATGGACAGGCTGGAAGAAGCTCTTTCATATTACACAGAAGCCCTCAAAATTCAGGAAAGGTTCCTGAGCCCTGAGAACCTTGGAGCCATCAGGACCCTTAACAGGACGGCTTTTTATTATAAGCTGATAGAAAAACCGGAAAAAGCAGAAGAACTTTTTTTCCGGTCCCTCGAACTGCTTGGGAGGCTGGCAGAAAAGGAGCCGGAAAACGGGAAGGTCCTGGCTTATACTGCCGGCACACTGAACAATCTCGGTGTCCTTCTTTCGGAAACGGGAAAACTTGAGAGAGCTGAGGAGATTTACGGGCAGGCACTCAAACTCCAGGAAAAGGTATACGGAAAAGAGCACCCTCAGATAGCCCAGACCCTGAACAACCTTGCTCTTCTTTATTTCCAGACTACAAGGTATGAAAAAGCCCTTATTCTCTACACACGCTCCCTTGAAATCATGGAAAAACTGGGAAAAACCGAGCATACAGGCTTTGCAACAACCCTGAACAACCTTGCAGGGGTCTATGTCCAGAAAGGGAGGAACGAAAGAGCCCTTGAACTTTATACCAGAGCTCTTGAAATCCGGGAGCGCATCCTTGGCCTGGATAATCCCGAAGTTGCCAAGACCCTGAACAACCTTGGCGAACTGTACAGGATCATGGGAAAGCATAAAAAAGCGCTTCCCCTCTACACCCGCGCTCTAAAAATCTATGAGTCCACACTTGGACCATCGCACCCGGATGTGGGCACAACCCTGAACAACCTCGCAGGCCTGCATGAAAGTATGGGAGAATATGAAACTGCAATCGATCTTTACGAAAAAGCCCTTGACATAATTGAAAAAGAGTACGGGCCTGAGCATCCTTATTTCAAAATTACGAGGAACAACCTGCTCGGCCTGTATGAGAAGATGGAAAGGAGCTGGAGGAGCTGA
- a CDS encoding SDH family Clp fold serine proteinase, translating to MFAFFFLYAIIYPQSQLRKIRMQRMAKMKAMEKHHGYKVLTMIHRREMISLFGLPAYQSIDEEDAEQVLRWIRKYRDYPLELILHTPGGQLHASIQIARALKNHPKKTRVLIPHYSMSGGTIIALAADEIVMDKDAVIGPIDPQVGDPIRGVFPAPSWIHAAETKKEDADDSTLVMSDISRKALRLTRNVAKELLEGKIQPDGKEDRLEEVVEKLVSGEMIHSTPLSAREAKELGLSVNTDFPEDVHDFMRLFRPVKKTVEYVG from the coding sequence CTGTTTGCTTTTTTCTTTCTTTATGCTATAATATACCCGCAGTCTCAACTCAGAAAAATCCGTATGCAGCGTATGGCAAAAATGAAAGCCATGGAAAAACACCACGGATATAAGGTACTTACAATGATACACAGGCGGGAGATGATATCCTTATTCGGGCTTCCCGCCTATCAGTCCATAGATGAAGAAGACGCCGAGCAGGTCCTGCGCTGGATAAGGAAATACAGGGACTATCCGCTTGAGCTGATCCTCCATACCCCCGGAGGGCAGCTTCACGCCAGCATCCAGATCGCCCGCGCCCTGAAGAACCACCCAAAAAAGACTCGTGTGCTCATCCCTCATTATTCTATGTCAGGGGGTACGATTATTGCCCTTGCAGCAGACGAAATAGTAATGGATAAAGATGCCGTCATAGGGCCAATAGACCCCCAGGTTGGAGATCCCATAAGGGGAGTCTTTCCGGCACCTTCCTGGATCCATGCCGCAGAAACTAAAAAAGAAGACGCTGACGACTCTACTCTTGTTATGAGCGATATATCGAGAAAAGCCCTCAGGCTCACACGAAACGTTGCAAAAGAGCTCCTTGAAGGTAAGATTCAGCCTGACGGAAAAGAAGACAGGCTTGAAGAGGTTGTCGAAAAACTGGTCAGCGGAGAAATGATACACAGCACTCCTCTCTCAGCCAGAGAAGCAAAAGAACTCGGGCTTTCAGTTAATACGGACTTCCCTGAGGACGTGCATGATTTCATGCGGCTTTTCCGCCCCGTGAAAAAGACTGTAGAATACGTGGGATAA
- a CDS encoding AI-2E family transporter, with amino-acid sequence MERQVRTALALFLIVALSAVIIYAIFPYVDYLFGGFILFITFKPLYRFLLKKTRLNRQVSALLVIIISIFLVLIPLFFLLSMVIIEIQQILLNQEAIMATIEVGDRLFNNFFSRFGISENIFQINFEERVMDLATQIINFLSLLVVGSIQSISHRAIGLLIMYFLFYYLLTGEESDFMQNLFLAIPFNTKNTVILLNEFRNIVRTTLIASGAIAVIEGGILIVSFLIFGVQGAFLWGSIAAVLSFLPVVGTPIIWIPAVIIQFLQQDYVAAAGILITGIFLSVSDSSFFRPVIQKKVGKIHPFQSLLGIFIGIPLFGLVGIIIGPLLLAYFYLTVKMFSEEYLSDKE; translated from the coding sequence ATGGAAAGACAGGTCAGGACCGCACTTGCTCTCTTTCTTATTGTCGCACTGAGTGCAGTCATTATTTATGCTATTTTTCCTTACGTAGACTATCTTTTTGGAGGCTTTATTCTTTTTATTACCTTCAAGCCTCTGTACCGTTTTTTACTCAAAAAAACCCGGCTTAACAGGCAGGTCTCGGCGCTTCTGGTTATAATTATTTCCATATTTCTTGTACTGATCCCTCTTTTTTTTCTCCTGAGCATGGTTATTATTGAGATCCAGCAGATTTTATTGAATCAGGAAGCTATTATGGCGACTATTGAAGTCGGAGACCGTCTTTTTAACAATTTCTTTTCAAGGTTTGGAATCTCTGAAAACATCTTCCAGATCAATTTTGAAGAAAGGGTAATGGACCTTGCCACTCAAATCATCAATTTCCTGAGTTTGCTCGTGGTCGGTTCAATTCAGAGCATCAGCCACCGGGCAATTGGTTTGCTTATAATGTATTTCCTGTTTTATTACCTCTTAACAGGAGAGGAATCGGATTTTATGCAAAACCTTTTTCTGGCAATTCCTTTCAATACAAAGAACACTGTTATCCTTCTCAATGAGTTCAGGAACATTGTCCGTACAACTCTTATCGCCAGCGGCGCTATTGCCGTAATTGAAGGCGGAATTCTGATCGTTTCCTTTCTTATTTTTGGAGTCCAGGGAGCTTTTCTCTGGGGGTCTATTGCAGCAGTCCTGTCTTTTCTGCCTGTTGTCGGAACACCCATTATCTGGATCCCGGCAGTAATTATTCAATTTCTCCAGCAGGACTATGTTGCAGCAGCAGGTATCCTCATAACAGGAATTTTTCTGAGCGTATCAGACTCCAGTTTTTTTAGGCCTGTAATCCAGAAAAAAGTAGGGAAAATTCATCCTTTTCAGTCTTTGCTTGGGATCTTCATAGGAATCCCGCTTTTCGGGCTTGTAGGAATTATCATCGGTCCCCTCTTACTGGCTTATTTTTACCTCACTGTAAAAATGTTTTCTGAAGAATACCTTTCTGATAAGGAATGA